The genome window TGAAATCATATGCTCCTGGTACGCCAGAGCGTGCGCAATTATTAGACGCATACAAAAAAATGTTTAACGAGGTAACAGAAGTTCCTCAATACATTGGTTCTGAAGAAATTTTTTCAGGAAATAAAAAAGAAATTCGTCCTCCACATGATCACCAAAAAGTTGTTGGTTATTTCCACGAAGGAACACAAGATGATGTAAAAAAAGCGATTAACACAGCTTTGGCAGCGAAAGAAGCTTGGGTTGCAATGCCTTGGGAAGATAGAGCGGCAATTTTTTTAAAAGTTGCAGATTTGATTGCTGGTCCTTACCGTGCAAAAATGAATGCTGCAACAATGATTGGTCAATCTAAAAATGCAATGCAAGCAGAAATTGATTCAGCTTGTGAGTTGATTGACTTTTTACGTTTTAACGTACAATACATGACAGAAATTTATGCAGATCAACCAATTTCTTCTCCAGGAATTTGGAATCGTGTAGATTATCGTCCATTAGAAGGATTTACTTTCGCAATTACTCCATTCAACTTTACTGCAATCGCTGGTAATTTACCATCTTGTATGGCTTTGATGGGGAATGTTGTAGTTTGGAAACCTTCTGATAAACAAACTTTAGCTGCTAAAGTAACAATGGAAGTGTTCAAAAAAGCTGGTTTACCAGATGGTGTAATCAACATGATCTTAACTGATGGAGCAGAAACCGCAAAAACAGTTTTAGAACACAAAGATTTCGCAGGTTTACACTTCACAGGTTCTACAAAAGTTTTCAATACTTTATGGAAACAAATTGGAGATAACATCAATAATTACAGAACTTATCCACGTATCGTAGGAGAAACAGGAGGAAAAGATTTCGTAATGGTTCACAAATCAGCTTGTCCAACAGAAGTTGCTGTAGGTTTAGTTCGTGGAGCGTTTGAATACCAAGGACAAAAATGTTCTGCTGCTTCTCGTGCTTATATTCCATCTAACTTATGGAGCGAAGTTGAGAAACAAATGAAAGAAATGTTAGCAACTGTTACATTAGGATCTCCAGAGGATTTCTCTAATTTCATGACAGCGGTTATCGATAAAAACTCTTTCGAAAAATCTAAAGCATATATCGATCGTGCACAAGCATCTTCTGAAGCTGAAGTTGTAATAGGTGGTACTTATGATGATTCAGTTGGATATTTTGTTCAACCAACAGTTATCAAAGCAACGAACCCTAAAT of Empedobacter falsenii contains these proteins:
- the pruA gene encoding L-glutamate gamma-semialdehyde dehydrogenase, producing the protein MSKSFAQIPHAVNEEVKSYAPGTPERAQLLDAYKKMFNEVTEVPQYIGSEEIFSGNKKEIRPPHDHQKVVGYFHEGTQDDVKKAINTALAAKEAWVAMPWEDRAAIFLKVADLIAGPYRAKMNAATMIGQSKNAMQAEIDSACELIDFLRFNVQYMTEIYADQPISSPGIWNRVDYRPLEGFTFAITPFNFTAIAGNLPSCMALMGNVVVWKPSDKQTLAAKVTMEVFKKAGLPDGVINMILTDGAETAKTVLEHKDFAGLHFTGSTKVFNTLWKQIGDNINNYRTYPRIVGETGGKDFVMVHKSACPTEVAVGLVRGAFEYQGQKCSAASRAYIPSNLWSEVEKQMKEMLATVTLGSPEDFSNFMTAVIDKNSFEKSKAYIDRAQASSEAEVVIGGTYDDSVGYFVQPTVIKATNPKYESMVEEIFGPVLSVYVYDENEFEATLKLVDETSAYALTGSIFAKDRAAVELAAKALKNACGNFYINDKPTGAVVGQQPFGGARASGTNDKAGSAMNLLRWTSVQTIKETFVPAKDYKYPFLEK